One Labeo rohita strain BAU-BD-2019 chromosome 12, IGBB_LRoh.1.0, whole genome shotgun sequence genomic region harbors:
- the abi3b gene encoding uncharacterized protein abi3b, protein MTVFASVSTSVKSYQSQWRGVITSSIQQLILQTCTMKDNNCKERIDKILQEAPSARKALLDNHSNLHKVADYCQNKFLNVEDTRSVIEESKALTTQALASVTYQINNLATSLLKLLDAQTVQLKQMESSVNLLTLTVGMYKEKIARKEIGVLTKQSKVPRTQKVVPPANGLEPLRAYRRIPISYSRLDKVGHGHWEGSKTEESKTDNEDSVSIQLDPQETSTFNWSFLGIAVPPPSVPDLVGSSISAPPDLSPASPPPAIMSACSPSLPAFPDLSMLLPPPLPDDKMGDAPPPPPPPSPPPPGSVYGGSLVPPPPPPPGQNTSATLANLPPPPPPPPGNMAVPPPPPPPPGNVSVPPPPPPIQGKTAVPPPPPPPPGSYSGSSLPPPPPPPPQNASVVPPPPPPPPTGGKFIPPPPPPPPPF, encoded by the exons TCCACCTCAGTTAAGTCTTACCAGAGTCAGTGGAGAGGAGTCATAACCAGCAGCATTCAGCAGCTAATACTGCAGACCTGCACAATGAAAGACAACAACTGTAAAGAACGCATAGACAAAATCCTGCAAGAGGCTCCGTCTGCAAGAAAAGCTCTTCTAGACAACCACAGCAATCTGCACAAGGTGGCCGATTACTGTCAGAACAAATTCCTCAAT gTGGAGGACACCAGAAGTGTCATTGAAGAGTCCAAAGCTCTCACCACGCAGGCCCTGGCCAGTGTCACATACCAGATAAACAATCTGGCCACATCTCTGCTGAAGCTCTTAGATGCTCAGACAGTTCAGCTAAAACAGATGGAGTCTTCCGTCAACTTGCTGACTCTG ACAGTTGGCATGTACAAAGAGAAAATAGCCCGGAAAGAGATCGGAGTGCTGACCAAACAGTCAAAAGTTCCCCGGACTCAAAAGGTGGTTCCCCCAGCAAATGGCCTGGAGCCTTTACGTGCATACAGGCGGATTCCCATATCCTATAGCCGCTTAGACAAAGTGGGCCACGGCCACTGGGAAGGCAGCAAAACT GAAGAGTCAAAAACAGACAATGAGGACTCTGTGTCTATACAGCTTGACCCACAGGAGACCAGCACCTTCAACTG gTCTTTTTTGGGTATCGCGGTTCCTCCTCCATCAGTGCCTGATTTGGTGGGTTCTAGCATCTCAGCTCCTCCCGATCTCTCTCCAGCTTCACCGCCTCCTGCAATCATGTCTGCCTGTTCCCCGTCTCTACCTGCCTTTCCCGACCTGTCCATGCTGCTTCCTCCACCTCTCCCAGATGATAAGATGGGAGATGCTCCACCCCCACCTCCTCCTCCCTCTCCTCCTCCACCTGGTTCTGTGTATGGAGGTTCTTTGGTTCCACCTCCACCACCTCCACCCGGCCAAAATACCTCAGCGACTTTAGCAAACCttccacctcctcctcctcctcccccaGGTAACATGGCTGTTCCACCTCCTCCACCACCTCCTCCAGGCAATGTCTCTGTCCCACCTCCTCCACCTCCCATTCAGGGGAAGACGGCTGTTCCTCCTccgcctcctcctcctcctggcTCTTACAGTGGGTCTTCACTACCTCCACCGCCACCTCCACCTCCACAAAATGCCTCTGTGGTTCCACCAccgcctcctcctcctcctacTGGAGGAAAATTTATTCCAccacctcctcctccacctcccccattttga